The following proteins are encoded in a genomic region of Gimesia algae:
- a CDS encoding 6-phosphofructokinase gives MRRIALLTAGGDTPALNATIFGAVERANELRVQVVGIIKGFGGLLDPNVPHIRLNPLYSTLPELDPRCGGTILGSSRTYIDESHAGELQLVKKRLDQLGIEGLICIGGDGTLNGMQPISQFMPCVLAPKTIDNDLGLNYPDETNEWVRESNPETQKYKYRKMPGKQDLELDDIVNFATPGYATAVYVCVQGVQRIRSTAESHRRIAIIEVMGRESGYLALGAAYGQPDIILIPEVPLDYERFERRVRDLYEIQKNVVIVIGEGLRDQDGKRLGDISKSVDPAGNVIFSGAAEVLQNMLIESLGDHYFVSRKRHDLAKQATFTRKIGHTQRGGRPIRFDRHYATQLGGKAVDLLVQRQNNYVAILQWNEQQGFYVSSINGNSLRDAWRGIHARTLHPAFYDEHRYQPSKLGVNYLSKIFANAVGSDDLEILREDLFDTGHLKTRYQSINVSVHKHIRYLNTEEGSDHSQQF, from the coding sequence ATGCGTCGAATTGCACTTCTAACAGCAGGTGGCGACACGCCCGCTTTAAACGCCACTATCTTCGGAGCTGTCGAACGAGCCAATGAACTGCGAGTACAGGTTGTCGGAATTATTAAAGGCTTCGGCGGCTTACTCGATCCCAACGTCCCCCATATTCGATTAAATCCGCTGTATTCAACGCTGCCAGAGCTCGATCCCCGCTGTGGGGGTACAATTCTCGGTTCGTCTCGTACTTATATTGATGAATCGCATGCTGGCGAGTTGCAGTTGGTGAAAAAGCGACTGGATCAATTAGGAATTGAGGGGCTCATCTGCATTGGTGGTGACGGTACCTTGAACGGGATGCAGCCGATTTCGCAGTTCATGCCCTGCGTCTTAGCCCCCAAAACCATCGATAATGATCTGGGACTGAATTACCCGGACGAAACCAATGAGTGGGTACGCGAAAGCAATCCTGAGACTCAGAAGTATAAATATCGCAAAATGCCTGGTAAGCAGGATCTGGAACTGGACGATATCGTTAACTTTGCAACACCCGGATATGCGACAGCCGTTTACGTCTGTGTGCAGGGAGTGCAGCGAATTCGTTCTACAGCAGAAAGCCATCGCAGAATTGCCATCATTGAAGTCATGGGACGAGAATCCGGATACCTGGCATTAGGCGCCGCGTACGGCCAGCCTGATATCATTCTGATTCCTGAAGTCCCATTGGATTATGAACGATTCGAACGTCGCGTTCGCGACCTCTATGAAATACAGAAGAATGTGGTCATCGTCATCGGTGAAGGATTACGTGATCAGGATGGAAAACGTCTGGGGGATATTTCGAAAAGTGTCGATCCGGCTGGGAATGTCATCTTCAGCGGTGCTGCAGAAGTCCTGCAGAATATGTTAATCGAATCCCTGGGTGATCACTATTTCGTATCCCGAAAGCGGCATGATCTCGCAAAACAGGCAACATTCACGCGAAAAATCGGGCATACACAACGCGGTGGCCGTCCGATCCGCTTTGACCGTCACTATGCAACGCAACTGGGAGGCAAGGCCGTTGATTTGCTGGTCCAACGGCAGAATAACTATGTCGCGATTTTACAGTGGAATGAGCAGCAGGGATTTTACGTCAGTTCGATCAACGGAAATTCACTGAGAGATGCCTGGCGCGGAATTCATGCGCGGACTCTGCATCCGGCCTTTTACGATGAACATCGTTATCAGCCTTCAAAACTGGGAGTGAACTACCTTTCCAAAATCTTCGCGAATGCAGTTGGCTCCGATGATCTGGAAATACTACGCGAAGATCTGTTTGATACCGGGCACCTGAAAACCCGATATCAAAGTATCAATGTCAGCGTTCATAAGCACATTCGGTATTTGAATACCGAGGAGGGATCGGATCACTCCCAGCAGTTTTAA
- a CDS encoding S1C family serine protease, producing MMSTSEAQAPPRISGPQILPPTPLAAEAPKSTANKTLAVPETVLFNQRGLSPEEEINVSVYEKLNKSVVHITTKSTKTDGFFLLEYDTEGAGSGAIIDQSGHILTNYHVIEDAQQVNVTLFNGKSYTAKFVGADAINDIAVIKIEEEPGILKPVIMADSSKLKVGQRVFAIGNPFGLERTMTCGIISSLNRSLKLRGNRTIKSIIQIDAAVNPGNSGGPLLNSHGQLIGINTAIASNTGQSSGVGFAIPSNLVSRVVPQLLTHGHMVHPEIGIQRVYETEQGLLVAKLTPGGPAEKAGIRGPKVETKRRGLLMVERIDRAAADLIVAVDQRPVKTASDFLDYIESKKPGDTVVVTVLRGKEQTPTKISVSLTAGHNR from the coding sequence ATGATGTCTACCTCTGAAGCTCAGGCACCTCCCCGCATCTCAGGTCCACAAATTCTACCTCCCACTCCACTGGCCGCAGAGGCGCCTAAGTCAACAGCCAATAAGACGCTGGCCGTTCCTGAAACCGTTCTGTTCAATCAGCGTGGGTTGTCACCTGAAGAAGAGATTAACGTCAGTGTCTATGAGAAATTAAATAAAAGCGTTGTTCATATCACGACAAAGAGCACCAAAACAGATGGGTTTTTCTTGTTGGAATATGATACGGAAGGGGCCGGCTCGGGAGCGATCATTGATCAATCCGGGCACATCCTGACAAATTACCATGTGATCGAAGACGCGCAACAGGTAAATGTGACTCTCTTCAATGGGAAATCATATACCGCCAAGTTTGTGGGCGCTGATGCAATAAACGATATCGCCGTCATTAAGATTGAAGAGGAGCCAGGCATTCTGAAACCGGTGATCATGGCTGATTCCAGTAAATTGAAAGTCGGGCAACGTGTGTTTGCCATTGGTAATCCTTTTGGCCTGGAACGAACCATGACTTGCGGCATCATCTCCAGCCTGAATCGCTCCTTGAAACTGCGGGGCAACCGTACGATTAAGTCAATTATTCAGATTGATGCTGCCGTAAATCCGGGTAATTCAGGAGGCCCTTTGCTCAATTCGCATGGTCAATTAATCGGGATCAATACCGCCATTGCCAGCAATACGGGGCAAAGTTCCGGCGTGGGGTTTGCGATTCCGTCTAATCTGGTTTCACGTGTCGTCCCCCAACTTCTGACCCATGGTCACATGGTTCATCCTGAAATTGGGATTCAACGTGTTTATGAGACCGAACAAGGCCTGTTAGTCGCCAAGTTGACTCCCGGTGGTCCCGCAGAAAAAGCTGGAATCCGTGGACCGAAAGTTGAAACGAAGCGCAGGGGGCTGCTCATGGTGGAACGGATTGATCGTGCTGCCGCTGATCTGATTGTAGCCGTCGACCAGAGACCGGTAAAAACGGCATCTGACTTCCTGGACTACATTGAAAGCAAAAAGCCAGGTGATACCGTTGTGGTAACCGTACTCCGCGGCAAAGAGCAGACTCCTACGAAAATCTCGGTCTCCCTGACAGCAGGGCATAACCGGTAA
- the rpmA gene encoding 50S ribosomal protein L27, translating into MAHKKGQGSSRNGRDSQAQRRGIKKFGGESVLAGNIIARQCGTKWHPGKNVGIGRDYTIFSLVEGKVYFDNEGRRINVEPVLN; encoded by the coding sequence ATGGCACATAAGAAAGGTCAGGGTTCCAGCCGTAACGGTCGTGATTCACAAGCACAACGACGCGGAATTAAAAAATTCGGCGGCGAAAGTGTGCTGGCTGGGAACATCATTGCCCGTCAATGCGGAACGAAATGGCACCCCGGAAAAAACGTGGGCATAGGCCGCGACTACACCATCTTTTCATTGGTGGAAGGAAAAGTTTACTTCGATAATGAAGGCCGACGCATCAACGTTGAGCCTGTATTGAACTGA